Proteins encoded within one genomic window of Oryza glaberrima chromosome 12, OglaRS2, whole genome shotgun sequence:
- the LOC127757050 gene encoding trafficking protein particle complex II-specific subunit 130 homolog isoform X3 gives MFEMTNLHEDSLREYDELELCYSESVNSPGKHREFGGLDTGDDQAVLLNPGFKALTQIVQDDVFREFEFRQYIFACQAKLLFKLHRPIEVAARGYAFVVSFSKTLALQENGLPFCFREVWVITACMDLIKATTSHYDGTAVAIDSEKEFCRIQGDLYSLCRIKFLRLAYLIGYGVEIEKSPVNSASLSMLPWPKPATWPSIPLDSSAETMAKEKMILQAKSREKIFNIHRKPLPLEPSLLLREANRRRAFLSVGNISELYDSGDGSGLDANSKPSPNKSASNYMARTMSGPATSETSLPVDRPMRLSEIHVAAEHALKQTVSDPNFMTSLSSLEEFEKRYMELTKGAADNYHRSWWKRHGVVLDGEIAALFFKHENYDLAAKSYEKVCALYSAEGWEELLADVLPDLAECQKILNDEAGYLTSCVKLLSLESGLFSSKERQAFQSEVVRLAHSEMKHPVPLDVSSLITFAGNPAPPLELCDGDPGTLSVAVWSAFPDDITLESLSLRLSASSSADEGLKAIKSSDARVLVPGRNIITFDIPPQKPGSYVLGALTGQIGKLSFRSHGFSQDGPVDTDEFMSFEKPTRPVLKVRKPRALVDITPAVSSALLMNELQWIGLIVKPIDYSLKDGILHIDAGAGLKIESSQMIEIETYGGDVEHVGGTDASKTSSSSTDTRKVEKVPIEDGKIKIPDWASDVTTLVWFPVRAIDDTIARGASPASPQKQSIVDGMRMIALKLEFGVFLNQVFERTIAVHFTNPFHVSTRVVDKCYDGTLLLQVILHSEVKATLRVKDIWLDLQSGFEHTGKGDGRPTSNLFPLVIAPSSRAGILFVIRLSALGDMDELEKADSMLNIKYGISGDRTTGAHSPVPVKPDDSEELVFKIAVKLKRPVLDPCLAVGFLPFSSDCLRVGQLVNMRWRVERLKNPEDASLLADEILYQVDANPQNWMVAGRKCGHVSLSNEQGSRIEITVTCVPLVSGYVHPPQLGLPHVGEANISCNPAGPHLVCVLPPTLSTSYCIPA, from the exons ATGTTTGAGATGACTAATCTTCATGAAGATTCACTCCGTGAATACGACGAGCTTGAACTATGCTACTCAGAATCAG TTAATTCTCCTGGAAAACATCGAGAATTTGGAGGATTGGATACTGGTGATGATCAAGCGGTGCTGCTAAATCCAGGATTTAAAGCATTGACCCAAATTGTTCAGGATGATGTGTTCAGAGAATTTGAGTTTAGACAATACATATTTGCTTGCCAGGCTAAG TTATTGTTTAAATTGCATCGCCCAATTGAGGTTGCTGCAAGAGGATATGCTTTTGTGGTTAGCTTTTCCAAGACGCTAGCGTTGCAGGAG AATGGTCTACCATTTTGTTTTCGTGAAGTATGGGTGATAACTGCATGTATGGATTTAATAAAAGCAACAACCTCACACTATGATGGTACAGCTGTTGCTATCGACTCAGAGAAGGAGTTCTGTCGTATTCAGGGTGACCTCTATTCTCTGTGCCGTATTAAG TTTCTGAGGCTTGCTTATTTGATTGGTTATGGAGTTGAGATAGAAAAAAGTCCAGTCAACAG TGCATCTTTAAGCATGCTACCATGGCCAAAGCCAGCTACATGGCCTTCTATTCCACTGGATTCATCAGCAGAAACAATGGCAAAGGAGAAG ATGATTCTCCAAGCAAAATCAAGAGAAAAGATCTTCAATATTCACAGGAAACCACTGCCATTAGAACCTTCTTTGCTTCTTCGTGAGGCTAATAGGCGCAGGGCTTTTCTTTCTGTTGGAAATATATCTGAATTATATGATTCAGGTGATGG TTCAGGTCTGGATGCAAATTCAAAACCTTCGCCCAACAAATCTGCTTCTAACTACATGGCCAGGACAATGTCAGGGCCGGCGACATCTGAGACTTCTCTGCCAGTTGATCGCCCCATGAGGTTGTCAGAAATTCATGTTGCAGCTGAGCATGCACTGAAGCAGACAGTATCTGACCCTAATTTTATGACATCACTTTCATCACTAGAAGAATTTGAG aAAAGATATATGGAGCTTACTAAAGGCGCAGCTGATAATTATCATCGCTCTTGGTGGAAAAGACATGGAGTTGTGCTAGATGGAGAAATTGCAGCtctattctttaagcatgaaaATTATGATTTGGCTGCAAAGTCCTATGAGAAAGTTTGTGCTCTCTATTCTGCAGAAGGCTGGGAAGAGCTGTTGGCAGATGTTCTTCCTGATCTTGCAGAATGCCAGAAGATTCTCAATGATGAAGCTGGTTATTTGACTTCCTGTGTGAAGTTACTTTCTCTAGAGAGTGGCTTATTTTCATCTAAAGAGCGGCAAGCTTTCCAGTCAGAGGTTGTTCGGCTTGCTCACAGTGAAATGAAGCATCCTGTGCCCCTTGATGTCTCATCACTTATTACATTTGCTGGAAATCCTGCTCCACCACTAGAGTTGTGTGATGGAGATCCTGGTACACTATCTGTAGCTGTCTGGAGTGCCTTCCCGGATGACATCACACTCGAATCTCTCAGCTTAAGATTGTCGGCTTCCTCTAGTGCAGATGAAGGTCTTAAG GCGATAAAGAGTTCAGATGCTCGAGTTCTTGTACCTGGTAGAAATATCATCACCTTCGACATTCCTCCTCAAAAGCCTGGTTCCTATGTGTTGGGTGCTCTGACGGGCCAGATTGGCAAGCTATCATTCAGATCGCATGGATTTTCTCAAGATGGTCCGGTGGACACTGATGAATTCATGAGCTTTGAGAAGCCAACAAGGCCTGTTTTGAAG GTGAGAAAACCAAGGGCTTTAGTTGATATTACTCCTGCTGTGTCCTCTGCATTGCTTATGAATGAACTTCAGTGGATTGGGTTAATTGTCAAGCCAATAGACTATTCTTTGAAAGATGGCATATTGCATATAGATGCGGGTGCTGGACTGAAAATTGAGTCGTCCCAGATGATTGAGATAGAAACTTATGGAGGTGATGTGGAGCATGTTGGTGGTACTGATGCTTCCAAGACATCATCAAGCTCCACCGATACTCGTAAGGTTGAGAAGGTCCCTATTGAAGATGGGAAGATAAAAATACCAGACTGGGCTAGTGATGTGACTACTCTTGTATGGTTTCCTGTTCGTGCTATTGATGATACAATTGCAAGGGGTGCATCGCCAG CATCCCCTCAGAAACAGAGCATAGTAGATGGGATGAGAATGATTGCTCTCAAGCTTGAAtttggagtttttcttaatcAAGTGTTTGAAAG GACTATCGCAGTACATTTCACTAACCCATTCCATGTGAGCACACGCGTAGTAGATAAGTGCTATGATGGAACTCTACTACTGCAG GTGATATTGCATTCTGAAGTGAAGGCCACTCTGCGTGTAAAGGATATATGGTTGGATCTGCAATCTGGATTTGAACACACAGGAAAGGGAGATGGACGACCAACTTCGAACTTGTTCCCTCTGGTTATTGCTCCTTCTTCGAGAGCTGGAATCTTGTTTGTAATACGTTTAAGTGCCTTAGGAG ATATGGATGAGCTAGAAAAGGCAGATAGCATGTTGAATATTAAGTATGGAATATCCGGTGACAGAACAACTGGAGCACACTCTCCAGTTCCTGTTAAACCTGATGATTCTGAGGAGCTTGTATTCAAGATTGCAGTGAAGTTGAAGCGCCCTGTCCTGGACCCATGTCTGGCAGTTGGGTTCCTTCCGTTTTCTTCGGACTGCTTGAGGGTTGGCCAGCTGGTCAACATGAGATGGAGGGTTGAAAGGCTGAAGAACCCAGAGGATGCCTCTCTGTTAGCC GACGAAATACTTTATCAAGTCGACGCCAACCCACAGAACTGGATGGTTGCTGGGAGGAAATGCGGTCACGTATCGCTGTCAAACGAACAAG GTTCAAGGATAGAGATCACGGTGACATGCGTGCCGCTGGTGTCCGGCTACGTCCATCCGCCGCAGCTGGGCCTGCCGCACGTCGGCGAGGCCAACATCAGCTGCAACCCGGCAGGCCCTCACCTGGTGTGCGTCCTTCCTCCGACACTGAGCACTTCATACTGCATACCGGCTTGA
- the LOC127757050 gene encoding trafficking protein particle complex II-specific subunit 130 homolog isoform X2, whose protein sequence is MANYLAQFQTIKSSCDRIVVAVEDVSDLWLNVKESFEQRLPVKKACLNNKARNPVFVENLPAEFIQTTDSRLRSRFPQDQYLFWFREPYATVVLVSCEDLDEFKTILKPRLKLIVQNDEREWFIVFVSKAHPSNDQASKMAKRVYARLESDFNTKKRERCCKFDLHGPDAEFWDDFDSKMVDCIRNTLDRRVQFYEEEIRRLSEQRFTPIWNFCNFFILKESLAFMFEMTNLHEDSLREYDELELCYSESVNSPGKHREFGGLDTGDDQAVLLNPGFKALTQIVQDDVFREFEFRQYIFACQAKLLFKLHRPIEVAARGYAFVVSFSKTLALQENGLPFCFREVWVITACMDLIKATTSHYDGTAVAIDSEKEFCRIQGDLYSLCRIKFLRLAYLIGYGVEIEKSPVNSASLSMLPWPKPATWPSIPLDSSAETMAKEKMILQAKSREKIFNIHRKPLPLEPSLLLREANRRRAFLSVGNISELYDSGLDANSKPSPNKSASNYMARTMSGPATSETSLPVDRPMRLSEIHVAAEHALKQTVSDPNFMTSLSSLEEFEKRYMELTKGAADNYHRSWWKRHGVVLDGEIAALFFKHENYDLAAKSYEKVCALYSAEGWEELLADVLPDLAECQKILNDEAGYLTSCVKLLSLESGLFSSKERQAFQSEVVRLAHSEMKHPVPLDVSSLITFAGNPAPPLELCDGDPGTLSVAVWSAFPDDITLESLSLRLSASSSADEGLKAIKSSDARVLVPGRNIITFDIPPQKPGSYVLGALTGQIGKLSFRSHGFSQDGPVDTDEFMSFEKPTRPVLKVRKPRALVDITPAVSSALLMNELQWIGLIVKPIDYSLKDGILHIDAGAGLKIESSQMIEIETYGGDVEHVGGTDASKTSSSSTDTRKVEKVPIEDGKIKIPDWASDVTTLVWFPVRAIDDTIARGASPASPQKQSIVDGMRMIALKLEFGVFLNQVFERTIAVHFTNPFHVSTRVVDKCYDGTLLLQVILHSEVKATLRVKDIWLDLQSGFEHTGKGDGRPTSNLFPLVIAPSSRAGILFVIRLSALGDMDELEKADSMLNIKYGISGDRTTGAHSPVPVKPDDSEELVFKIAVKLKRPVLDPCLAVGFLPFSSDCLRVGQLVNMRWRVERLKNPEDASLLADEILYQVDANPQNWMVAGRKCGHVSLSNEQGSRIEITVTCVPLVSGYVHPPQLGLPHVGEANISCNPAGPHLVCVLPPTLSTSYCIPA, encoded by the exons atggcgaacTACCTCGCGCAGTTCCAGACCATCAAGTCCTCCTGCGACcgcatcgtcgtcgccg TTGAAGATGTGAGTGACTTGTGGCTCAATGTGAAAGAAAGTTTCGAGCAACGCTTACCAGTGAAGAAGGCCTGCCTCAATAACAAGGCGAGGAATCCTGTTTTTGTGGAAAACCTACCAGCTGAGTTTATACAGACCACTGATTCGAGGCTACGTAGTCGATTTCCACAAGATCAATACTTGTTTTGGTTCCGGGAACCATATGCCACTGTTGTTCTTGTCAGTTGCGAG GATCTTGATGAGTTCAAGACCATTCTTAAACCTCGCCTCAAATTGATTGTGCAAAATGATGAGAGGGAATGGTTCATTGTATTTGTGTCTAAGGCCCATCCTAGCAATGACCAAGCATCTAAGATGGCAAAGAGAGTATATGCTAGGCTTGAGAGCGATTTCAACactaaaaaaagagaaag ATGCTGCAAATTTGATCTCCATGGACCTGATGCGGAATTCTGGGATGATTTTGACTCCAAAATGGTGGACTGCATTAGAAACACATTGGATAGGCGGGTTCAGTTTTATGAAGAGGAAATTCGCAGGTTAAGTGAGCAGAGATTCACTCCGATATGGAACTTctgcaacttttttattcttaAG GAAAGCTTGGCTTTCATGTTTGAGATGACTAATCTTCATGAAGATTCACTCCGTGAATACGACGAGCTTGAACTATGCTACTCAGAATCAG TTAATTCTCCTGGAAAACATCGAGAATTTGGAGGATTGGATACTGGTGATGATCAAGCGGTGCTGCTAAATCCAGGATTTAAAGCATTGACCCAAATTGTTCAGGATGATGTGTTCAGAGAATTTGAGTTTAGACAATACATATTTGCTTGCCAGGCTAAG TTATTGTTTAAATTGCATCGCCCAATTGAGGTTGCTGCAAGAGGATATGCTTTTGTGGTTAGCTTTTCCAAGACGCTAGCGTTGCAGGAG AATGGTCTACCATTTTGTTTTCGTGAAGTATGGGTGATAACTGCATGTATGGATTTAATAAAAGCAACAACCTCACACTATGATGGTACAGCTGTTGCTATCGACTCAGAGAAGGAGTTCTGTCGTATTCAGGGTGACCTCTATTCTCTGTGCCGTATTAAG TTTCTGAGGCTTGCTTATTTGATTGGTTATGGAGTTGAGATAGAAAAAAGTCCAGTCAACAG TGCATCTTTAAGCATGCTACCATGGCCAAAGCCAGCTACATGGCCTTCTATTCCACTGGATTCATCAGCAGAAACAATGGCAAAGGAGAAG ATGATTCTCCAAGCAAAATCAAGAGAAAAGATCTTCAATATTCACAGGAAACCACTGCCATTAGAACCTTCTTTGCTTCTTCGTGAGGCTAATAGGCGCAGGGCTTTTCTTTCTGTTGGAAATATATCTGAATTATATGATTCAG GTCTGGATGCAAATTCAAAACCTTCGCCCAACAAATCTGCTTCTAACTACATGGCCAGGACAATGTCAGGGCCGGCGACATCTGAGACTTCTCTGCCAGTTGATCGCCCCATGAGGTTGTCAGAAATTCATGTTGCAGCTGAGCATGCACTGAAGCAGACAGTATCTGACCCTAATTTTATGACATCACTTTCATCACTAGAAGAATTTGAG aAAAGATATATGGAGCTTACTAAAGGCGCAGCTGATAATTATCATCGCTCTTGGTGGAAAAGACATGGAGTTGTGCTAGATGGAGAAATTGCAGCtctattctttaagcatgaaaATTATGATTTGGCTGCAAAGTCCTATGAGAAAGTTTGTGCTCTCTATTCTGCAGAAGGCTGGGAAGAGCTGTTGGCAGATGTTCTTCCTGATCTTGCAGAATGCCAGAAGATTCTCAATGATGAAGCTGGTTATTTGACTTCCTGTGTGAAGTTACTTTCTCTAGAGAGTGGCTTATTTTCATCTAAAGAGCGGCAAGCTTTCCAGTCAGAGGTTGTTCGGCTTGCTCACAGTGAAATGAAGCATCCTGTGCCCCTTGATGTCTCATCACTTATTACATTTGCTGGAAATCCTGCTCCACCACTAGAGTTGTGTGATGGAGATCCTGGTACACTATCTGTAGCTGTCTGGAGTGCCTTCCCGGATGACATCACACTCGAATCTCTCAGCTTAAGATTGTCGGCTTCCTCTAGTGCAGATGAAGGTCTTAAG GCGATAAAGAGTTCAGATGCTCGAGTTCTTGTACCTGGTAGAAATATCATCACCTTCGACATTCCTCCTCAAAAGCCTGGTTCCTATGTGTTGGGTGCTCTGACGGGCCAGATTGGCAAGCTATCATTCAGATCGCATGGATTTTCTCAAGATGGTCCGGTGGACACTGATGAATTCATGAGCTTTGAGAAGCCAACAAGGCCTGTTTTGAAG GTGAGAAAACCAAGGGCTTTAGTTGATATTACTCCTGCTGTGTCCTCTGCATTGCTTATGAATGAACTTCAGTGGATTGGGTTAATTGTCAAGCCAATAGACTATTCTTTGAAAGATGGCATATTGCATATAGATGCGGGTGCTGGACTGAAAATTGAGTCGTCCCAGATGATTGAGATAGAAACTTATGGAGGTGATGTGGAGCATGTTGGTGGTACTGATGCTTCCAAGACATCATCAAGCTCCACCGATACTCGTAAGGTTGAGAAGGTCCCTATTGAAGATGGGAAGATAAAAATACCAGACTGGGCTAGTGATGTGACTACTCTTGTATGGTTTCCTGTTCGTGCTATTGATGATACAATTGCAAGGGGTGCATCGCCAG CATCCCCTCAGAAACAGAGCATAGTAGATGGGATGAGAATGATTGCTCTCAAGCTTGAAtttggagtttttcttaatcAAGTGTTTGAAAG GACTATCGCAGTACATTTCACTAACCCATTCCATGTGAGCACACGCGTAGTAGATAAGTGCTATGATGGAACTCTACTACTGCAG GTGATATTGCATTCTGAAGTGAAGGCCACTCTGCGTGTAAAGGATATATGGTTGGATCTGCAATCTGGATTTGAACACACAGGAAAGGGAGATGGACGACCAACTTCGAACTTGTTCCCTCTGGTTATTGCTCCTTCTTCGAGAGCTGGAATCTTGTTTGTAATACGTTTAAGTGCCTTAGGAG ATATGGATGAGCTAGAAAAGGCAGATAGCATGTTGAATATTAAGTATGGAATATCCGGTGACAGAACAACTGGAGCACACTCTCCAGTTCCTGTTAAACCTGATGATTCTGAGGAGCTTGTATTCAAGATTGCAGTGAAGTTGAAGCGCCCTGTCCTGGACCCATGTCTGGCAGTTGGGTTCCTTCCGTTTTCTTCGGACTGCTTGAGGGTTGGCCAGCTGGTCAACATGAGATGGAGGGTTGAAAGGCTGAAGAACCCAGAGGATGCCTCTCTGTTAGCC GACGAAATACTTTATCAAGTCGACGCCAACCCACAGAACTGGATGGTTGCTGGGAGGAAATGCGGTCACGTATCGCTGTCAAACGAACAAG GTTCAAGGATAGAGATCACGGTGACATGCGTGCCGCTGGTGTCCGGCTACGTCCATCCGCCGCAGCTGGGCCTGCCGCACGTCGGCGAGGCCAACATCAGCTGCAACCCGGCAGGCCCTCACCTGGTGTGCGTCCTTCCTCCGACACTGAGCACTTCATACTGCATACCGGCTTGA
- the LOC127757050 gene encoding trafficking protein particle complex II-specific subunit 130 homolog isoform X1, with the protein MANYLAQFQTIKSSCDRIVVAVEDVSDLWLNVKESFEQRLPVKKACLNNKARNPVFVENLPAEFIQTTDSRLRSRFPQDQYLFWFREPYATVVLVSCEDLDEFKTILKPRLKLIVQNDEREWFIVFVSKAHPSNDQASKMAKRVYARLESDFNTKKRERCCKFDLHGPDAEFWDDFDSKMVDCIRNTLDRRVQFYEEEIRRLSEQRFTPIWNFCNFFILKESLAFMFEMTNLHEDSLREYDELELCYSESVNSPGKHREFGGLDTGDDQAVLLNPGFKALTQIVQDDVFREFEFRQYIFACQAKLLFKLHRPIEVAARGYAFVVSFSKTLALQENGLPFCFREVWVITACMDLIKATTSHYDGTAVAIDSEKEFCRIQGDLYSLCRIKFLRLAYLIGYGVEIEKSPVNSASLSMLPWPKPATWPSIPLDSSAETMAKEKMILQAKSREKIFNIHRKPLPLEPSLLLREANRRRAFLSVGNISELYDSGDGSGLDANSKPSPNKSASNYMARTMSGPATSETSLPVDRPMRLSEIHVAAEHALKQTVSDPNFMTSLSSLEEFEKRYMELTKGAADNYHRSWWKRHGVVLDGEIAALFFKHENYDLAAKSYEKVCALYSAEGWEELLADVLPDLAECQKILNDEAGYLTSCVKLLSLESGLFSSKERQAFQSEVVRLAHSEMKHPVPLDVSSLITFAGNPAPPLELCDGDPGTLSVAVWSAFPDDITLESLSLRLSASSSADEGLKAIKSSDARVLVPGRNIITFDIPPQKPGSYVLGALTGQIGKLSFRSHGFSQDGPVDTDEFMSFEKPTRPVLKVRKPRALVDITPAVSSALLMNELQWIGLIVKPIDYSLKDGILHIDAGAGLKIESSQMIEIETYGGDVEHVGGTDASKTSSSSTDTRKVEKVPIEDGKIKIPDWASDVTTLVWFPVRAIDDTIARGASPASPQKQSIVDGMRMIALKLEFGVFLNQVFERTIAVHFTNPFHVSTRVVDKCYDGTLLLQVILHSEVKATLRVKDIWLDLQSGFEHTGKGDGRPTSNLFPLVIAPSSRAGILFVIRLSALGDMDELEKADSMLNIKYGISGDRTTGAHSPVPVKPDDSEELVFKIAVKLKRPVLDPCLAVGFLPFSSDCLRVGQLVNMRWRVERLKNPEDASLLADEILYQVDANPQNWMVAGRKCGHVSLSNEQGSRIEITVTCVPLVSGYVHPPQLGLPHVGEANISCNPAGPHLVCVLPPTLSTSYCIPA; encoded by the exons atggcgaacTACCTCGCGCAGTTCCAGACCATCAAGTCCTCCTGCGACcgcatcgtcgtcgccg TTGAAGATGTGAGTGACTTGTGGCTCAATGTGAAAGAAAGTTTCGAGCAACGCTTACCAGTGAAGAAGGCCTGCCTCAATAACAAGGCGAGGAATCCTGTTTTTGTGGAAAACCTACCAGCTGAGTTTATACAGACCACTGATTCGAGGCTACGTAGTCGATTTCCACAAGATCAATACTTGTTTTGGTTCCGGGAACCATATGCCACTGTTGTTCTTGTCAGTTGCGAG GATCTTGATGAGTTCAAGACCATTCTTAAACCTCGCCTCAAATTGATTGTGCAAAATGATGAGAGGGAATGGTTCATTGTATTTGTGTCTAAGGCCCATCCTAGCAATGACCAAGCATCTAAGATGGCAAAGAGAGTATATGCTAGGCTTGAGAGCGATTTCAACactaaaaaaagagaaag ATGCTGCAAATTTGATCTCCATGGACCTGATGCGGAATTCTGGGATGATTTTGACTCCAAAATGGTGGACTGCATTAGAAACACATTGGATAGGCGGGTTCAGTTTTATGAAGAGGAAATTCGCAGGTTAAGTGAGCAGAGATTCACTCCGATATGGAACTTctgcaacttttttattcttaAG GAAAGCTTGGCTTTCATGTTTGAGATGACTAATCTTCATGAAGATTCACTCCGTGAATACGACGAGCTTGAACTATGCTACTCAGAATCAG TTAATTCTCCTGGAAAACATCGAGAATTTGGAGGATTGGATACTGGTGATGATCAAGCGGTGCTGCTAAATCCAGGATTTAAAGCATTGACCCAAATTGTTCAGGATGATGTGTTCAGAGAATTTGAGTTTAGACAATACATATTTGCTTGCCAGGCTAAG TTATTGTTTAAATTGCATCGCCCAATTGAGGTTGCTGCAAGAGGATATGCTTTTGTGGTTAGCTTTTCCAAGACGCTAGCGTTGCAGGAG AATGGTCTACCATTTTGTTTTCGTGAAGTATGGGTGATAACTGCATGTATGGATTTAATAAAAGCAACAACCTCACACTATGATGGTACAGCTGTTGCTATCGACTCAGAGAAGGAGTTCTGTCGTATTCAGGGTGACCTCTATTCTCTGTGCCGTATTAAG TTTCTGAGGCTTGCTTATTTGATTGGTTATGGAGTTGAGATAGAAAAAAGTCCAGTCAACAG TGCATCTTTAAGCATGCTACCATGGCCAAAGCCAGCTACATGGCCTTCTATTCCACTGGATTCATCAGCAGAAACAATGGCAAAGGAGAAG ATGATTCTCCAAGCAAAATCAAGAGAAAAGATCTTCAATATTCACAGGAAACCACTGCCATTAGAACCTTCTTTGCTTCTTCGTGAGGCTAATAGGCGCAGGGCTTTTCTTTCTGTTGGAAATATATCTGAATTATATGATTCAGGTGATGG TTCAGGTCTGGATGCAAATTCAAAACCTTCGCCCAACAAATCTGCTTCTAACTACATGGCCAGGACAATGTCAGGGCCGGCGACATCTGAGACTTCTCTGCCAGTTGATCGCCCCATGAGGTTGTCAGAAATTCATGTTGCAGCTGAGCATGCACTGAAGCAGACAGTATCTGACCCTAATTTTATGACATCACTTTCATCACTAGAAGAATTTGAG aAAAGATATATGGAGCTTACTAAAGGCGCAGCTGATAATTATCATCGCTCTTGGTGGAAAAGACATGGAGTTGTGCTAGATGGAGAAATTGCAGCtctattctttaagcatgaaaATTATGATTTGGCTGCAAAGTCCTATGAGAAAGTTTGTGCTCTCTATTCTGCAGAAGGCTGGGAAGAGCTGTTGGCAGATGTTCTTCCTGATCTTGCAGAATGCCAGAAGATTCTCAATGATGAAGCTGGTTATTTGACTTCCTGTGTGAAGTTACTTTCTCTAGAGAGTGGCTTATTTTCATCTAAAGAGCGGCAAGCTTTCCAGTCAGAGGTTGTTCGGCTTGCTCACAGTGAAATGAAGCATCCTGTGCCCCTTGATGTCTCATCACTTATTACATTTGCTGGAAATCCTGCTCCACCACTAGAGTTGTGTGATGGAGATCCTGGTACACTATCTGTAGCTGTCTGGAGTGCCTTCCCGGATGACATCACACTCGAATCTCTCAGCTTAAGATTGTCGGCTTCCTCTAGTGCAGATGAAGGTCTTAAG GCGATAAAGAGTTCAGATGCTCGAGTTCTTGTACCTGGTAGAAATATCATCACCTTCGACATTCCTCCTCAAAAGCCTGGTTCCTATGTGTTGGGTGCTCTGACGGGCCAGATTGGCAAGCTATCATTCAGATCGCATGGATTTTCTCAAGATGGTCCGGTGGACACTGATGAATTCATGAGCTTTGAGAAGCCAACAAGGCCTGTTTTGAAG GTGAGAAAACCAAGGGCTTTAGTTGATATTACTCCTGCTGTGTCCTCTGCATTGCTTATGAATGAACTTCAGTGGATTGGGTTAATTGTCAAGCCAATAGACTATTCTTTGAAAGATGGCATATTGCATATAGATGCGGGTGCTGGACTGAAAATTGAGTCGTCCCAGATGATTGAGATAGAAACTTATGGAGGTGATGTGGAGCATGTTGGTGGTACTGATGCTTCCAAGACATCATCAAGCTCCACCGATACTCGTAAGGTTGAGAAGGTCCCTATTGAAGATGGGAAGATAAAAATACCAGACTGGGCTAGTGATGTGACTACTCTTGTATGGTTTCCTGTTCGTGCTATTGATGATACAATTGCAAGGGGTGCATCGCCAG CATCCCCTCAGAAACAGAGCATAGTAGATGGGATGAGAATGATTGCTCTCAAGCTTGAAtttggagtttttcttaatcAAGTGTTTGAAAG GACTATCGCAGTACATTTCACTAACCCATTCCATGTGAGCACACGCGTAGTAGATAAGTGCTATGATGGAACTCTACTACTGCAG GTGATATTGCATTCTGAAGTGAAGGCCACTCTGCGTGTAAAGGATATATGGTTGGATCTGCAATCTGGATTTGAACACACAGGAAAGGGAGATGGACGACCAACTTCGAACTTGTTCCCTCTGGTTATTGCTCCTTCTTCGAGAGCTGGAATCTTGTTTGTAATACGTTTAAGTGCCTTAGGAG ATATGGATGAGCTAGAAAAGGCAGATAGCATGTTGAATATTAAGTATGGAATATCCGGTGACAGAACAACTGGAGCACACTCTCCAGTTCCTGTTAAACCTGATGATTCTGAGGAGCTTGTATTCAAGATTGCAGTGAAGTTGAAGCGCCCTGTCCTGGACCCATGTCTGGCAGTTGGGTTCCTTCCGTTTTCTTCGGACTGCTTGAGGGTTGGCCAGCTGGTCAACATGAGATGGAGGGTTGAAAGGCTGAAGAACCCAGAGGATGCCTCTCTGTTAGCC GACGAAATACTTTATCAAGTCGACGCCAACCCACAGAACTGGATGGTTGCTGGGAGGAAATGCGGTCACGTATCGCTGTCAAACGAACAAG GTTCAAGGATAGAGATCACGGTGACATGCGTGCCGCTGGTGTCCGGCTACGTCCATCCGCCGCAGCTGGGCCTGCCGCACGTCGGCGAGGCCAACATCAGCTGCAACCCGGCAGGCCCTCACCTGGTGTGCGTCCTTCCTCCGACACTGAGCACTTCATACTGCATACCGGCTTGA